A section of the Pan paniscus chromosome 7, NHGRI_mPanPan1-v2.0_pri, whole genome shotgun sequence genome encodes:
- the CHCHD7 gene encoding coiled-coil-helix-coiled-coil-helix domain-containing protein 7 isoform X5 — protein sequence MHQTRTGKKTVRMPSVTQRLRDPDINPCLSILFYLLNDASLISVRNLMLPPDVWMKITMTGKGVPLTS from the exons TAAGAAGACTGTTAGAATGCCCTCGGTAACACAGAGGCTGAGAGATCCTGACATAAATCCTTGTTTGTCG atCCTGTTCTACCTTTTAAATGATGCCTCTCTTATATCTGTAAGGAATCTGATGCTTCCACCAGATGTCTGGATGAAAATAACTATGACAGGGAAAGGTGTTCCACTTACTTCTTGA
- the CHCHD7 gene encoding coiled-coil-helix-coiled-coil-helix domain-containing protein 7 isoform X6, whose product MPSVTQRLRDPDINPCLSILFYLLNDASLISVRNLMLPPDVWMKITMTGKGVPLTS is encoded by the exons ATGCCCTCGGTAACACAGAGGCTGAGAGATCCTGACATAAATCCTTGTTTGTCG atCCTGTTCTACCTTTTAAATGATGCCTCTCTTATATCTGTAAGGAATCTGATGCTTCCACCAGATGTCTGGATGAAAATAACTATGACAGGGAAAGGTGTTCCACTTACTTCTTGA